AAGATGAGCAATCAAGCGTGCGTGCGGTGATGTTTAAAGGAAATGCGCGCGCTTTAAAAATGCAATTGGAGGTTGGGCAAAGTGTGGTGGTCATTGGCTCAATAAGCGTGTATGCGCCTAAGGGAGAATATCAAATTTTGTGCAAAAGCATTACGCTAGCGGGTATTGGCGAGCTAGCTCAAGCCTATGAGGCGCTAAAAAATAAGCTGCAGGCTAAAGGATATTTTGAATCTAGTGCTAAAAAGCCATTGCCACGCTTTCCTAAGCGTATAGCGCTCATCACTTCTGCCACAGGCGCGGCAAAAGAGGATATGCTAAAAATTGCTAAAAAGCGTTGGGAGCTAGTGCATATCACGCTTTTTAATACTATCGTGCAGGGCGAGTATGCAAAGGATTCTATTACAAAAAATGTGGCTTTGGCAGATAGCTTTTTTGGCTCGCCAGAGGGTTTTGATGTGATTATTTTAGGGCGCGGTGGTGGCAGCATAGAGGATATGTGGGCGTTTAATGAAGAGTGCGTAGCAGATGCTATCTATCATGCGCGCACGCCTATTATTTCGGCTGTTGGGCATGAGGTGGATACATTTATTAGCGATTTTGTAGCCGATAAGCGCGCTCCCACGCCATCTGCGGCAATGGAATTACTGCTGCCGGATAAATTTGAGTGGCTGCGCGTTATTGATGAGATGATAAATAGCTTTAATGAAACGCTACAGCAGCATATAGTGCGTAAAGTCGAGGCTTTAGCACAGGTAAAAGAGTATTTTAATTTATATAATTTTGAGCGGCAGTATATGGGCAAAAAGGAGCAGATTGAGGCTTTAGGGCAGCTTATGCGTAGCGCGTTTGGCAGTATTTTGCAAGAGAGGGATACGCAGTGTGATTATGCAAAAACATCGCTTGTGCAGCTTTATGGGTATAAGCTTAAGCAGTATGAGGCGCTTTGTGCGCATTTAGTTGAGAATCTAGGCGCGCTTAATCCTGCTTTGCTTTCATATCGCGGCTTTGTGCAGGTAAGCAGAGATAATAAGCCCTTAAAGCTAGAGCAAATCGAGCTTAATGAGGAATTTATGCTAAGCAACTTAGCGCATTCAATTTATGCCAAAAGGGTGAAGTAGCGTATATGGGCTAGATTCTGTAGTTTTTATAGAATCTAGCTAGCTTTTAATTAAGGCAGAATTCACTTTTTTTAACTACAATGCCAAGTTTTAAACTTCTAAAACGAAAG
The sequence above is drawn from the Helicobacter jaachi genome and encodes:
- the xseA gene encoding exodeoxyribonuclease VII large subunit, with translation MKAISVSELNAQIKGIMEQTFIDLCVQGEISSLKVHTSGHVYLSLKDEQSSVRAVMFKGNARALKMQLEVGQSVVVIGSISVYAPKGEYQILCKSITLAGIGELAQAYEALKNKLQAKGYFESSAKKPLPRFPKRIALITSATGAAKEDMLKIAKKRWELVHITLFNTIVQGEYAKDSITKNVALADSFFGSPEGFDVIILGRGGGSIEDMWAFNEECVADAIYHARTPIISAVGHEVDTFISDFVADKRAPTPSAAMELLLPDKFEWLRVIDEMINSFNETLQQHIVRKVEALAQVKEYFNLYNFERQYMGKKEQIEALGQLMRSAFGSILQERDTQCDYAKTSLVQLYGYKLKQYEALCAHLVENLGALNPALLSYRGFVQVSRDNKPLKLEQIELNEEFMLSNLAHSIYAKRVK